The Spea bombifrons isolate aSpeBom1 chromosome 4, aSpeBom1.2.pri, whole genome shotgun sequence genome segment TGAGAAGATAAATGATTTAAGGATCCAATAAAGACCCCCCTCTGGCCTCCCTTGGCATGATAGATTTCGAGCTTGGCGTTTTTGAAGGATGAGCTGGGGATTCGTAACTCCGCCAACCTCAGCTGAGTGCTGCTGGAGATAGACGTCATGTCAAATGTCAATTTCCAGTCATTATTCTTTTCAGTGCAACCTGGAGAAGACAAGAACGTCAATGTTAGGGTCCCATTAGGCTCTCGGACATTTAACATAACAATTAATGTATCGTACATTAAGAATGATGTAAATAATAACAGATTATTCAAAAAGAAAGCTTACTTACTTTTTGGAATGAGACTCAGGACGGGATCCGATTCCCAGATGATGGAGCGTTCCAGGATTGGAAGGTCTCCATCGTTCCCTGTGATGAGAGATTGGTAGAGCTGCATTATATAAAGGGCTGGTTTCATTGTCTGGGATGGATTGTGTGCATGAAGATCGGCTGAAGGTCTCAGTCCCAGGTTAGTTCCTGTAAGAGGAATATTCAGCTTCCCAAAGATCTCCGGGATGAGAGTGAGGAGCAAAATCATGAGCAGGAGATCCATCTTTAAACAGGTCTTCTGCTGTGGATCTGGTCTCTTCTGCCCAAGGAGATGTGTCTTGTTCAGAAGTTCTCCAGTAATGATCTCTTCCTTGAGGATCCCAGGACTTTATCTTGAGCTTGTGTCAAAATCTGAAATGGTTCTTCACACTTGTGGCTGTTTGAAGATCATTTTGACCCAAACCTCAAAGGCCATGATCAGTTATTGAGTTATTGTGATGCTAATTAGAATTATAACAGGTGTTTGTTTATGGTGAGTTTCTGTTTTCTGTAGAATAGGAATTAATACCATCAAAGAATCTTCAATAAAGTAATTGATGTAGAAAATACTTCAAAGTAACTCATGATAAATGTCATCTTACCAGAAACCCATTTTGCTTCCTTCCAGTGACTTTGTTTATTGTTTACCAGGTGCTCTAGTTTGTGATACATTTTGTCTAATATCTCCCCCATCATCCACACTTCTTTTTGTCTGATTCAGGACATGGTGAACCTAATTTAAAGATGGATCCGCACATTGACAAAGAGATTGGAGAGTATTAGAAGACAGCATTTACCGTCTACTGAATTACCTGTTAAAGGTTCTGTTCTGAAATCATGGAAAATGTTGCCTTGTTCATAATTTTGACGAGAAAAACATAATCATCACTTGacacaaaaatggaaaaacaaaccttctgaaaagcttctgtgttgttttcatgCAATGAGATCTTCAGAGGGAGGAAtacaatgacagatctgctaagggtTATTTACTTAACATACTAGAGATCCCAATGaatattttgtctaagtggaacaggaCCTTTAATATTTTCCATGTCCCAGCACTATGAGGGCATCTTATTGTGATGGTTCTCTGCCTCCAGTCCTGTCTTACAGAGAAATTTGAAACATGTGACCCAGTCCATGACAATTTATGAAAACACGTAATTATATTCTCATTTATGTCCATTTACTATTAAGgatgtaaaatatgtatatttataaaaattagCTTAAACATTTTACGTATTCAATATAATCTTACATACTTTATTTTGAACTTTATGTTATTTGActccttaataaaataaaaaagattgtCTCCTCCTTGGTTGTTTGATCACAAAGGTCGAGAGCCAACCCTCAAATAAGTGAACAGTGCAACGAACGGgtaaaagtgtaaaataaaaaatgcaaaacatagTGTACATTACATCAAGATATTAAAACTGATCAAATATTTCTAATGGGTTTTTATAATTtcagatttttaaaattaagtttAACTCAAATACAGATAAAACCTTCCAGTTTTACAAGATTACATGGAAATATAACAGACATAAGTAGAAAGTTAagcattttggtttattttattaaatgcagtTCAGAGTTTCAGAGACATAACATCAGTATTTctctaattattatatatatatagtatattctaatgatttttattactatattattagaTGTTTGAAGATCTCTTTGAAGATTCTCTGATAGAATTATTCATAGTTCAGAATAAACATTGACACTCGTTGGCGTTAATAGTGTGAAAATGAAGTGTCAATGGCTGGACTTTTGATCCGTCCCCTTTAATAAAACTTCAAACAGCCACAAGTGTGAAACACAATTCAGTTTATTCATCAAACCCCAATATAAAGTCCTGGGATCCTCAAGGAAGAGATCATTACTGGAGAGCTTCTGAACAAGAAACATCTCCTTGGGCAGAAGAGACCAGATCCACAGCAGAAGACCTGTTTAAAGATGGACCTCCTGCACATGATTTTGCTCCTCACTCTCATCCCGGAGATCTTTGGGAAGCTGAATATTCCTCTTACAGGAACTAACCTGGGACTGAGACCTTCAGCCGATCTTCATGGTCACAATCCATCCCGGACAATGAAACCAGCCCTTTATATAATGCAGCTCTACCAAACTCTCATCACAGGGAACGATGGAGACCTTCCAATCCTGGAACGCTCCATCATCTGGGAATCGGATCCCGTCCTGAGTCTCATTCCAAAAAGTAAGTAAGCTTTCTGTTTGAATAATCTGTTATATTACATAATTCTTAATGTACGATACATTAATTGTAATGTTAAATGTCCGAGAGCCTAATGGGACCCTAACATTGATCTTCTTGTCTTCTCCAGGTTGCACTGAAAAGGAAAATGGCTGGAAATTGACATTTGACATGACGTCTATCTCCAGCAGCACTCAACTGAGGTTGGCGGAGTTACGAATCCCCAGCTCATCCTTCAAAAACGCCAAACTCGAAATCTATCATTCCAAGGGAGGCCAGAGGGGGGTCTTCATAGGATCCTTAAATCATTTATCTTCTCACAATGTAGAGTCCTCCTCAATGGTTTTCAATATCACCAAGATGCTCCAGAACTATCTCCATCATGCTGAGAAGAACAACATCCAAGAAGATACAAAGGATGTGCCGGAGAGAGGAGCCGAGAGCAGCTGTATGGGAGAGACAGCTAAAAGAGTGAGGCTCTTAGTGTTTGCCAAGGACAACTCCTCTCCTGATGATGATGGGTCTCCCAGCCTCATCAAGACAGTAGAGGCCTCTAAATATACCAGATCGGTGAATGAGGCCTCCAGAAAAGCCGTCAGTCGGAGGAGAACTAGGAATGCCCATAGCCCCTCCATGCCGGTGGGAGACGGGAAGACTCTGTGCAGAAGGGTGGACATGTTTGTGGACTTTGAGAAGATTGGATGGGGAAACCAGATCATCTCTCCCAAAAGATACAACGCATACAGGTGTGAAGGCGCTTGTCCTCTTCCATTAAATGACTCCTTCAAGCCAACCAACCATGCCTACGTACAGGTgagtttattatataatataataaatattaaaaaaaatagatttctcACTTATTGTGTAGATTTTGCTGACAAAcgagaaaaatattaattctaattATGTCCACGTAGTCTCAGTTCCAATATTTTGTTTAGAATTGCTAAAACTTATAGTtagatcattttaaatatatgagtttggatttattttgatttatattgtAAAGAATGAATGTTAATTTGTGTATTTCTCTCATTTTTTGCAGAGTTTGGCCCATCTGAACGCCCCCCACACAGTGAGTTGtccttcctgtctccccgtgaaGTTGAGCCCCATGTCCATGTTACAGATCGAGGGGGGAAGAATTGTTTTACATAAACATGAAGATATGGTGGTTGAGGAATGTGGCTGCAGATGACGACGAGtcctattatttttaaaaattaatctgtaagtatattttatatttaaaaagctgTATGTGTTGCACTTGTAATTAATAAAGGATTTAAATTACATTGtgatttgtgatttttttcagtGCTAACGTGTAACGTAATTAAAGTCCCCTCACGTGTGATTACTGACCAAATAATGAGATGAGAAACcatcttgttatttattttgtatttgaaaGATTCATTTACTGTGTATATAACTACTTTATAACTGTGATTTGCACAGTAACACTTTCCTGCGTTAGCGGTTTGAGATAGGGAGCTTGGCATTACCGGTCAGATTCTAGGCAGGGTCATTGGGTCATACTGAAAGCCATGCTGAAGTCATGGGGAGCGAGCGatgctaaaataaatacatatataaaaaaaacattgatgccTAAAGGCAGCGATCAGTGCGTGGAGGAGGCAGCTTACAGTGGCTGCCTGCTACCGCGTCATCagaagttttattaaaaaaacagtgtgCGAACGGAAGTCTCATGCGATGACGTGATCGCACCATACTTCCTTAGTGAATGGAAGCCTCGCATTCACACTAAAGGTGATGGTCCATTCATGAGGAGTAAGCACTGCTGATTGGTCAGAGACTGATCAGCAGACTTTATAACaaacagaccaaaaaaaaaaccaaaaagattgATGCATAAAGGCAGTGATAAATGCGTGGAGCAGGCAGCTTACTATGACTGTTTGCTACTATACCATCAGACGTTCCAAAAatgaagcccacgggggccagaatggactagagtgggccctgacagagtgctgagcagggctaggctaaggcaggaattttggattttaggggaggagttttggtaggaggatatttaagtttggtgatcacaggggtaaggatccattttgtttaaccttacctggtggtgtttgtcccaccctccctccccttatgtggttgagtttgtggagtagtgttgctgcattagtcacagttgtgggcggtagcttgccaggtatccaaggggttaatgtggtggtatgatccttggtggtcataaccagtgggaggttccttgcaaggagtggtgctcggaacctcggggccgggttggggcatcctggtatgtcccctcccaaattggtgtctggtatggtgttgctgcattagtcacagtcgtgggcggtagcttgccaggtatccaaggggttaatgtggtggtatgatcattggtggtcataactggtgggaggttctttgcaaggagtggtgctcggacCCTCGggtccgggttggggcatcctggtatgtcccctcccaaaatt includes the following:
- the LOC128491766 gene encoding nodal homolog 2-A-like, with the translated sequence MDLLHMILLLTLIPEIFGKLNIPLTGTNLGLRPSADLHGHNPSRTMKPALYIMQLYQTLITGNDGDLPILERSIIWESDPVLSLIPKSCTEKENGWKLTFDMTSISSSTQLRLAELRIPSSSFKNAKLEIYHSKGGQRGVFIGSLNHLSSHNVESSSMVFNITKMLQNYLHHAEKNNIQEDTKDVPERGAESSCMGETAKRVRLLVFAKDNSSPDDDGSPSLIKTVEASKYTRSVNEASRKAVSRRRTRNAHSPSMPVGDGKTLCRRVDMFVDFEKIGWGNQIISPKRYNAYRCEGACPLPLNDSFKPTNHAYVQSLAHLNAPHTVSCPSCLPVKLSPMSMLQIEGGRIVLHKHEDMVVEECGCR